CAGGATCTCGACCAGCGTCTCGGGCTCGAGCCCTTCGGAAATCGACGTGAAGCCCCGGATGTCGGAGAACAGCACGGTCAGGCACTGGCGCGTGCCGCCGAGCTTCAGCATGTCCGGATTCTCGCTGACGATGTTCGCGAGGTGGGGGCTGAGATACCGGCTGAACGCCTCGCGCGTGCGCCGCTTCTCGAGATCGACCGTCACGAAGTGGTGCACGCCGATGGTCACATAGACGAGCGCGATCGCCAGCAGCGGATAGAGGAGCCCGAGCGGAATGCCGGTTGCGAGGAACAGCCACTGGCTGAGCCCGAGATAGGCAAGGACGAGCGCCGCGGCCACGAGCGCCGCCGCCACGCCGCGTGCCCGGCGCAGCGTGGCCCCGAGAACGACAGCACTGATCAGAATGGCCGTGACCTCGCCGAGCAGCAGCATCCACCACGGTTGCTCGAGGAAATCGCGGCGGAGGATGTTGTCGATCGCGCTCGCGTGAATTTCAACTCCCGGATAGCTCGGATCGAACGCGGTCGCACGAACGTCGGCCACCGCCGTCGCCGTCACGCCGACGAGCACGATCTTGCCGCGCAGCGCGTCGGGGTTTACGCGACCGGCAAGAAGATCGGACGCGACGATGTGCACGAACGTCTTCTGCGGACCGCGATAGTTCACGAGCAGCTGACCATCCTCGCGAACGGGGATGGCCTCGCTGCCGAACCTCAGCTCCACGACGTCGCGATCTGCGATCTTGAGGAGTAGCGTACGATCGGGATACGCCACCGACAGCGTCGCGAGTGACAGCGGTACGGCCAGGCGGTTGCCGTAACGAAGCACCATCGGAACGCGCCGCCAATAGCCGTCGTTCGGATCCGGGATCATGTTGAAGTAGCCGGTTTTCTTCGCTCCCGCGGCGACGGGCGGAATGTTGGTCGTCACGGCGCTGGCCGGAGGCACGTGCCGGGCCCCTTCGTGATCCTTCTGCTGGACGATGGTGTATTCGGTGAACGGGGCATCCGGCTCCTCGGGCGGCTCCTGCGGCTCGACCCCGGGAATCTCGAAGAAATAGCCGAGCACGACGCGCCCCGATTTCGCCACCGACTCGGCGAGTCGCCGGTCTTCCGGATTGCCCTCGCTAAGTGCATTTGTGACTTTCGCGAGTGCATCGGCATCGACGCGATTCTTGAGCGAGCTGAGGTCGGGCGGCGTCGTAGCCTCGGATTGCACGATGTCGAACCCGATGGCGAGAGGCCCGGCCGCATCGATGCGGTCGAGTAATTCGGCGAGCGTGCCGCGCGACCATGGCCACCGGCCCACCTGGGCGATGCTCTGGTCGTCCACGGCGACGATGACGACGTCGGGCGATGCCGGCTCCGGCCCGCGCGCGAGCAGTCGAAGGTCGACGGACCGCGCGTCGAGGATCCTCAGCGGCTTGAAGTCGACGCAGCGCGCAATCGCGAGCAGCGCGCCGACGATCAGCGCGATCCGCATCGGCGTCAGTCGCGACGCGCGGTGCGAGGCGGTGTCGCCCCGCAGCAGGCGAATGCGAATGCGCGTGAACCGGAATCGCTGCCGTCGTGCCATATCGCGACAGTGTACCGGAGCCGGTACGCTTCCCCCACTCGACTTCCGGGTCGTCGGCGAGTCCCGGCGAGGTCCCGCTCGCGATCCTGCTCCAGTTCCTGTTCGCGCTCGCGCTCGGGTTCGAGTTCGTCTTCGAGCTGTGGGCGCGTTCCCGGGCTGGTTCCTGCGTCGCCCGGGCGTTTGACGGGCGTCGTCGGTACGGGGCATCTTGCGCCCGATTGCAGCACGGCGGCGCCGTTCCCATGGCGCCCGGGAGCCGCAGTCAACGGGGGATACGGACGAGATGCGGAAAAGCCCGGCCTGGACAGCCGTACTGGCGTTCGCGTGCGTGGTGGTGGCGAGCGAGCGTGCGTCGGCGCAGACGATCGTTGCTCCGTTCGACGACGATTATACGGCCGTCCCGCTCGGTTCGGTTCCCGGCGTACCCACCAACTATGGCGGTCTTACCTTTCTCCCCGACGATCCGGACACATTGCTGATCGGCGGCAGCGCCAACACCGCCGCCGGCAATCTCTATTCGATCTCGGTGGTGCGCGATGCCGACCATCACGTCACCGGATTCAGCGGTACGGCGACCGTCTACGCCGCTGCTGCGTACAACGACGGCGGCGTCACGTTCGGCCCGTCGAGCGTGCTCTTTACCGCGAGATGGCCCGTCAATGAGCTCGGTGAGCTCAAGCCCGGAAGCGACGTCACCGACAAGGTCATTCCGCTTACGCCGCTTGGCGTCGCATCGTCGCTGTCGGCTCTGCAGTTCGTGCCTGCGGGGTTTCCGGGTGCCGGCCACCTGAAGCTCGTCACCTACAGCTCCGGAGACTGGTACGACACCAAGGCCGTGGCAGACGGCAACGGAACATACGACCTCGACGTCCCTGTCTCGCATCGCCTGCAGATACCGGGAGGTCCCGAGGGGTTCGTCTATGTGCCGCCCGCATCTCCGCAGTTCGTCGACTTCACCAGCATCCTCGTCGCCGAATACGGAGCGGGAAAGATCGCGACGTACAAGATCGACAGGGACGGCGATCCGATCCTTGCGACACGCACCGAATTCCTTACCGGGCTGAGTGGCGCCGAGGGAGCCGTCGTCGATCCGCTGACCGGCGATTTCCTGTTCTCGACGTTCGGCGGCTTCAACCAGGTGGTTGCGGTGCGCGGCTTCGGCACACCCGGCACGTGCAACGGTTCGGATGCGAACTGCGCCGCGTTCGCCGACGCATGTCACGATTCGGTCTGTGACACCGAGACCGATACCTGCCGCACGACGACGCGCGATGACGGCAGCGCGTGCCATGACGCGTCAGCATGCTCGACCGGCGGGCACTGCCAGGACGGCCAGTGCATCGACGAAGCGCTGTGCGCGACGAGTCCCGGCTGCCAGGACACGTGCGACGAAGTGTCGGGCCAGTGCCGCACGTGCGGCCACCCGTACCGGAACGATCTGTGCGTCTCGAACGCCGTCTTCGTGCTGCAGGGCGCGCTCGAGTTGCGCGCCTGCGAGCTGTGCACGTGCGACGTCGACATCAGCGGCGCGGTCGCAGCCACCGACGCACTTCTGATTCTTCGCCGCTGTGCCGGCCTTGCGGTCGATCTCGAATGCAACCAGCCGTGATCGCCGGCTCTGTCCAGCCGATGCTTTTTCGCGCAACCGCCATAGTCCCGCGTTCATTCGCGAACGCACCCACGACGCCGGGGGAAATCGTTTCTCCGCGTCGTGCCGTTGTGATCGACGACCAAAAAGATGATTTGACGCCGGGCCGCTTCCGCAGGCATCGTTCCCCGAACAACCCCGCTCTCCACCAAAAAACACACAGGACTGGATGCGAATGAGATTTACTGCCCGTTTCGCCACCGTTGCGTGGGCGATTTTCGTTTTCACGAGCGGCGCGATCGCCAAGCCGGTCACTCTGGGCCGAACGGAAACTTCGACCGATTATGTCTCCTCAGGGGTCGGCGGGCTCGGAAGCGGTCCGGGGACGATCACGATCACCGGAGTCGAAGGCCCGGTTCGAAAAGCGTTCCTCTACTGGCAGGGAATCGACAACGGCGGCACGGGCGCCGTCTACGACAACCCGACCATCGATTTCAACGGGACGTCGATCACCGGGGTCAGCCTCGGCGATGCCGAAACCAACTGCTGGGGCCCGGGCAGCAGCCGCGCATTCTTTGCGGACGTGACCAACCTCGTCGCGGGCAACGGCGATTACACGATCTCGGGACTGAACGGCGGGACCAATCACTTCGGCAACGGCGCATCGCTGATCGTCCTCTTCAACGACAACATCGACGCGAACGACCGCGACCTGGTGTTTTTCGAGGGCAATGATTCGGACTTCATCCAGTTCGCATTCCCCGGCGAAACCGCCGGCTGGCATGCCACACTGCCCGGTATCGACTACACGGGCGGCAGCGTTTTCGCGCAGATCCATGCAAGCGACGGA
The sequence above is drawn from the Candidatus Limnocylindrales bacterium genome and encodes:
- a CDS encoding adenylate/guanylate cyclase domain-containing protein gives rise to the protein MARRQRFRFTRIRIRLLRGDTASHRASRLTPMRIALIVGALLAIARCVDFKPLRILDARSVDLRLLARGPEPASPDVVIVAVDDQSIAQVGRWPWSRGTLAELLDRIDAAGPLAIGFDIVQSEATTPPDLSSLKNRVDADALAKVTNALSEGNPEDRRLAESVAKSGRVVLGYFFEIPGVEPQEPPEEPDAPFTEYTIVQQKDHEGARHVPPASAVTTNIPPVAAGAKKTGYFNMIPDPNDGYWRRVPMVLRYGNRLAVPLSLATLSVAYPDRTLLLKIADRDVVELRFGSEAIPVREDGQLLVNYRGPQKTFVHIVASDLLAGRVNPDALRGKIVLVGVTATAVADVRATAFDPSYPGVEIHASAIDNILRRDFLEQPWWMLLLGEVTAILISAVVLGATLRRARGVAAALVAAALVLAYLGLSQWLFLATGIPLGLLYPLLAIALVYVTIGVHHFVTVDLEKRRTREAFSRYLSPHLANIVSENPDMLKLGGTRQCLTVLFSDIRGFTSISEGLEPETLVEILNVYLGEMTGIVFEHDGTLDKYIGDAIMAVWGAPVACADHAARACDAALRMRERLLERCGEWQAQGWPRIDAGIGLHTGDMVSGNMGSSAHLSYTVIGDNVNLGSRLEGLTKTYGVSLLVSEATRAAAGDAFVARELDVVAVKGKALPVRIYELLGRAADASRWNDLIARFDAALALFRARRFPEAESAFATVLEKYPEDGPSRLYISRCRIFAASPPPENWGGVTVMETK